TCGCGCTCCACGGTGATGAGCACCCGGCCGGCGAAGGGCGTTTTGAGCAGGAGCTTGGCCGTTTCGCCCGGCTGGTACTTCTCCTTGTCGGCTTCAATGGTCACCTCGCCCTCGTTGTTGACTTCGAAGGAATTGCTCTGGGTGTCGCCGTAGCCGTAGGCGTAGAGGTGGCTGGTTACGCTCGTAGCTGCGCCCGGCCGGGAAATGCGCACCTCGTACTCGCCCGACGAAGCCGGGGTGAAATCGAGCGTGAACATGCCGTCAATGGTGCGGTTCTGGGTCAGGATGGGCACCTCGCGCCGCTGGGACGTGTAGCGGTAGCGTCCACCCTGGCGCTCAACCACCGTTTCCCACAGCATGCGCACAATCTTAATCTGGGCCTCGGCCCGCGTGGGCTCGGCCGTTTTGGGCGTCAGGGCCACGAAGCGCAAGGTCTGGGCCTCTCGGGTGCTGACCAGCTCGGGCAGGTACTGAATGCCGAACATCACTGGCTGGGTCTGCACTTCGAAGGTAGCCAGGCGGTTCACGGGCCGGCCGCTTTCGTCGAACACCGTGGCAAAGGCCGAGCCTTCCAAGGTGCCCAGGTCCTGGTAGTCGGGCACGTCGTAGGTGGCTGTGCCGTTGCCGCTGGCGTCGGTGGTGCCTTCGCGCACGGTTTTCTCAAACCGGTCGGAAATGGAGCTGTTTTCCTGCTGGCCGAAGTAGCGGCGGCGCGCTTCGCCGGTATAGATGTAGAAGTTGTAGTCGGCGTACTTCTTAGGGTTGAAGGGCTTTTCCTTGAGCGAGAATTCCACTTCAAACTTCCGGTCGGACGCAGGCGGGCCAAACAGGTTCATGGCCGTGATGTTGGCATTCACCGCCTGGCCCGGACCTACGGCGGCTGGCGCGGCTTTCACCGTCACCTTCAGCCGGTCGGGAATGAACTCTTCCACCGAAATGGTGCGCGAAGTCAGCAGCACGTCGTTGCCAGTCAGGACTTCCAGGGTGTAGAGGCCGGTCATGATGCCGGCGGGCAGGATAAAGCGCGACTCAAACGAGCCGTCGGCCGAGAGCTTTTTGCGCAGACTGGCGTACTCCTTACCCGTGGGTAGCAGCAGACGGATTTTCACCGGCAGGTTGGCCGGTGGGGCCTGCCAGCCCTCGGTGCGAACCACGGTGTTGGTTTGAATCGTGTCGCCGGGGCGGTACAGGTCCCGGTCGCCGTATAGGAAGGCCTGGTAGCGGGCCGCGTTGCTTTGCAGGCCACCTACGTCAAAGCGCGAGGTTTCGACCCGGCTGCTGGGCAAATTCAGGAAAGTGAAGTCCGACTCGCGCTGGGCCGTGACCATCGTCAGGCGGAAGCGGCTGGTGGCGGCAGTGCTGTCGAAGACGGCCACGCCCGCGCTGTTGGTAGTAGCGCTGCTAATCACTTGGTTGTTGGAGCTCACAAAGCGCACGTTCACGCCGCTCAGGGCCGTGGCGTTGCGGATGGAGTTGGCGAATACCAGCGTGCGGCCGGCCTTGCCCTGCTTCACAATCAGGCCGATATCCGACACCGATACGAGCTTGCTCACCTGCAGCCACTGCCGCTCGGTGTCCTGCACTTTCACCACGTAGAGGCCCTTCATGGGGCCGGTAAATTCCAGGTCCTTGAAGCTCAGGTTGAGCAGGCGCATGCCGTTTTCCTTGGGCATGGCCGCCACGGTGTAGGTGCGCTCGGTCAGCACGTTGCCCAGCTGCTCCACGTCGTAGTAGTTGTACGACTTGTCTTCGTAGCCGCCTTCGCCACCGTCGCCTTCTTCCCCGCCGCCGTCCTCGTCGTAGTCGTAGCCGTACTGCGGGCCGTTGCGCAAGAGCTGCTGAATGTTGTTAGCGTAGACCTTGGCAATGGTGACCTGCACCTGCTTGATTTCGGCAATGCGCACGCCCAGGTTGCGGGTACCCAGCGCATCGAGGTACATGGCCTTGTCGCCGTTGGCAAAGCTCAGACTGGGCCGCTCATCCACGAACGAAGCGGTTTGGGTGAAAGGCTCCGGTAGCTGTCCGCCCAGGGCCCCGCGCAACCCGCTACGCAAGCTGATCTGGTAGGTCTTATCCACGTCGAAGCCGCCTTTCAGGGTAAAACCACTTTCCAGGGCCTCCACGGAGTAGTCCACGGCGGGCTCCACGCTCAGCAGGGCCGGTACTTCCGCCGCCGATACGGGCTGGTTTGTCAATACGGTAATAACCGGGTCACCTTCCACGATGGAGGCCACCACTTCGCGCACGAGCAAGGTTTGCTGGTCGGGCACGGCTACTTGCGCCGTTAACGGCTGGGTGGTGGCCCGGTCCGAGCCCATCGGGTGCAGGCCGGGGGCCAGCTCCAGCGTGACGGGGGAACCCGGGCGCACGTCCTGGGTCAGAGCCACGCCCACGATGCTGTCGGCTTCAGCCGACACGACTTCGAAAGCTACGGGCTTGCCATCCTGAGTTACTTTGAGCAGGGGCTGAATGTCGGCCGGCTTCACGGCGTAGTTGAAGAGCAGGTTGGCGCGCATTTCGGCCGTGCCCGCCACCCGCCGGCTCTGGCTCCAGAACAGCTGGGGCTCGTGCATTTGTAGGGCGGGGGTGTGAAACTTGCGCTTGCTCAGCGGCGGCTCTTTCTTGAGCTTCAGGGCTTCCAGCGCTACTGGCTTCCATTGGGCCTCAAAGGCCGTAGCGGGCCGGAAGGGCTCGGACGGGGAGAAGGTCAGCTCCCGGTCACTGGTCCACTTGAATTTGCCGCGCACGGCGGGCTCAAACTCGACGTACTGCAGGGTATCCCAGCGGCTGACGCGGCCTTCGCCCACGGGCTCGTCGAAAGTGAAAACGATGTTCTGATAGGGGCTGATTTCCTCGCCCTCGGGG
Above is a genomic segment from Hymenobacter cellulosivorans containing:
- a CDS encoding alpha-2-macroglobulin, whose protein sequence is MLTRRLSRLPLLVLLLLLYACSKSGTTADSSPEGEEISPYQNIVFTFDEPVGEGRVSRWDTLQYVEFEPAVRGKFKWTSDRELTFSPSEPFRPATAFEAQWKPVALEALKLKKEPPLSKRKFHTPALQMHEPQLFWSQSRRVAGTAEMRANLLFNYAVKPADIQPLLKVTQDGKPVAFEVVSAEADSIVGVALTQDVRPGSPVTLELAPGLHPMGSDRATTQPLTAQVAVPDQQTLLVREVVASIVEGDPVITVLTNQPVSAAEVPALLSVEPAVDYSVEALESGFTLKGGFDVDKTYQISLRSGLRGALGGQLPEPFTQTASFVDERPSLSFANGDKAMYLDALGTRNLGVRIAEIKQVQVTIAKVYANNIQQLLRNGPQYGYDYDEDGGGEEGDGGEGGYEDKSYNYYDVEQLGNVLTERTYTVAAMPKENGMRLLNLSFKDLEFTGPMKGLYVVKVQDTERQWLQVSKLVSVSDIGLIVKQGKAGRTLVFANSIRNATALSGVNVRFVSSNNQVISSATTNSAGVAVFDSTAATSRFRLTMVTAQRESDFTFLNLPSSRVETSRFDVGGLQSNAARYQAFLYGDRDLYRPGDTIQTNTVVRTEGWQAPPANLPVKIRLLLPTGKEYASLRKKLSADGSFESRFILPAGIMTGLYTLEVLTGNDVLLTSRTISVEEFIPDRLKVTVKAAPAAVGPGQAVNANITAMNLFGPPASDRKFEVEFSLKEKPFNPKKYADYNFYIYTGEARRRYFGQQENSSISDRFEKTVREGTTDASGNGTATYDVPDYQDLGTLEGSAFATVFDESGRPVNRLATFEVQTQPVMFGIQYLPELVSTREAQTLRFVALTPKTAEPTRAEAQIKIVRMLWETVVERQGGRYRYTSQRREVPILTQNRTIDGMFTLDFTPASSGEYEVRISRPGAATSVTSHLYAYGYGDTQSNSFEVNNEGEVTIEADKEKYQPGETAKLLLKTPFAGRVLITVERDKVLDHFYVNTDEKSARVSIPIHGNHVPNIYVTATAIREITDNRLPLTVARGFVPLTVEKPGAKLPVTLTVAEQSRSQTWQTLEASTAPGAAVTFAVVDEGILQMKDYRTPDPYGYFYQKRALEVNAYDVYPFLLPELGTSSSGGDGADLSRRTTPVPSRRVKLLAKWSGVLRADANGKVRYKLRIPQFSGAVRVMAVAYKGDAFGSAEQTMRIADPVVISTSLPRFLSPGDTIDVPVTLTNTTKRKVRLDVMPLVDGPLEPIVKTIIAGGHTAGLTPTVTLSPNTEGRIQLRFRAKQQIGNATVNVKVAAFNPADAGSQAFETFTETIEIPVRPASPLEKVSGSGVVKGGSNQALNLKTAFIPSTLRSQLVVSRSPMTEFAKDLRYLLQYPYGCLEQTVSAAFPQLYYGDLTATLSQKTGKQAKGTRFNPNYNVQEAIRKIESQQLYNGSLSYWPGGDYDNWWATTYAAHFLLEAQRAGFEVNKSHLDKVLQYLQARTRKRETEEYDYFDVSSIARRKVIAKKEIPYSIYVLALAGRQDAVALNYYKSNKQLLAQDSRFLLAAAQAVGGNQKAYRDLLPTTFTETAAHRAFDGSFYSPIRDEALVLNSLLEVDPGNALVPKLTRQLSRQVKQATWLNTQERAFSLLALGKVARQNAKSTATASLLADAKEIGKFTGTDLTVNNVANRQVALRTTGTGSLYYFWETEGVSPLNTVRQEDSFLKVRREFLDRNGKPVSSTTFRQNDLVVVRITIQSADAAGEVPNVAITDLLPAGLEIENPRIGAVRDIDWATDAATPDYLDMRDDRLNLFTTVSTSPKSFYYVARAVSKGTFRLGPVSADAMYNAEYHSYNGAGVVRVR